TATTGCTCAAGGAGAGATTGTTGCTTTTACAGATGATGATGCAGCTCCTCATAGCAATTGGTTAGCACAAATTGAATCTCACTTTTTAGCTGATGCACAGATTGCTGGCGTGGGTGGACGTGATTGGGTATATCATGGCGATCGCTTAGAGGATGGTATATGTCCGGTAGTTGGACAAGTGCATTGGTTTGGACGAGTCATAGGCAATCACCATCAAGGCATGGGCAAACCCCGTGAGGTAGATGTTCTCAAGGGAGTGAATATGAGCTTTCGTCGTTCAGCCATTGATAAATTACGTTTTGACCAACGAATGCTCGGTACAGGCGCTCAAGTTCACTTCGAGGTAGCTTTTTGTCTCACCTTGAAACGGGCTGGTTGGAAGCTAATTTACGACCCCCAAATAGGAGTCAATCATTATCCAGCACAGCGATTTGATGAGGATCAACGTCAAAGTTTTAATTACACTGCTGTAGCTAATGCAGTACATAACGAAACATTAGCTCTGCTAGAACACTTATCCCCCACTCAACAGTTAGTATTTGTACTCTGGGCTTCCTGCGTAGGCACTAGAGACGCTATGGGTTTAGTTCAATTTTTACGCTTTTTGCCCAGCGAAGGCTTACTAGCAGGGCAGAAGCTACTAGCATCTTGGCATGGTCGCTGGCGGGGTTGGCGAACTTGGCAAAGTTCCAACAAAATTCTTTCACTGTGGAGATTTTGAGTGAATCATACATATACTTTCACCAATAGTTCTGCGTCACCAGGTTTAATGGTTGAGAAACCACAACCTTTGGCTTGGTTAGCGATACTGTCTCTAATTCTATTCTCAGTCGTATGTATCTTTGGGGGAGCAGCTGGCATTCTCCGCACAGGATATGTTATTCTCTCCTTTGCTGTCGGTACTTTCTTATACATAAAATATCCAGTCCTTTACACAGGCTTTACTTGGTGGCTCTGGTTTGTCACACCCTTCATAGCTCGTGTAGTTGATTATAAAAGCGGTTGGGACCCTAGCCGCTTTATGTTAGTGTCCCAATATATAGTGACATTATTAACTTTTCACACACTTTTAAAAGAACTGCCAAAATCTTTACGTCAAGGTGGTTTGCCTTTTGTGTTAGCTTTTATTGGCGTATTTTATGGCTGTCTTATAGGCATAATTAAAACATCTCCCTTCACTGCGGCACGGGGACTTCTAGATTGGTTAACACCAATTACTTTTGGTTTCTATTTATTTATCAATTGGCGAGATTATCCACTTTATCGTCGGACACTTGAGCGTACTTTTACCTGGGGTGTATTAATTACAGGAATATATGGTGTTGTACAGTTCCTCAACCCACCTGATTGGGATTTATTCTGGTTATCAAGTACAAAATTAACTAGTATGGGTGATCCTGAACCCCTGAAACTGCGTGTTTGGAGTACAATGGCATCTCCTGCACCTTATGCAGCCATGACGATGGCAGGTTTAATATTATTATTTAGTAATAAACAATTAATTAGGATTCCTGCATCAGCAGTTGGTTATTTGGCTTTCTTGCTGACAACAGTACGCACCTTGTGGGGAGGATGGTTGATAGCTTTCCTGACATTTATCACCTCATTAAAAGCCCATTTACAAATGCGTCTATTTATCACAATTTTAATTATGGCGTTTTGTATAGTACCCTTAACACAAATTGAACAATTTTCTGATACTATCACTGCTCGTTTTCAAACTTTTTCTAATTTAGAGAAAGATGATAGCGCAAGAGTCAGGCAGAAAATCTATGAACAGGGTCTTCATAGCGCTTTAACTAATGGTTTAGGTAACGGAGTAGGGAATACTTTTATTGTTAATGAGAAAGGCTTATTAGAACCCATTATCATCGATAGTGGGATTCTCGATATATTTTTCACATTAGGCTGGTTTGGGGCTATATTCTATTTACTAGGAATGTTGATGGTTTTTACTCAATCATTCCAATATTTAGAGTACAGTTTTGATTCCTTTATGGCTGCTTCTAGGGCTATTGGTTTAGGGATGGTATCAACATTACTTGGTAACAGTGGAATGTTAGGTATGTCAGGAATGATTCTTTGGGGCTTTATCGCTATAGCTATAGCAGGACACAAGTATCACGTACATCAAAGAATAAGCAAATAATTTGTAATATTCTCTTGATGAACTGTACTTAATTTTTATTAGTGAGCTTAATACCAAATAAGTGGCTAGAAACCGCTTCTATACAGAAAACCTACGTACCCAGGTTTAAAACGTTAATTTTGAGCTTACTTAGGTAGGTTGTGAAGGGGGTGAGTCCAGTGTTGTAGGTGGGTTTCCTGCCCTAGATAACTGACTTTCCCCGAAAGTTTTCTCGTACCACTCCGTGTAAGTAAGATAGTTTTAGTTTGGCTTGCTTATAAGCGCAACTGAATAAAAAGCTGAGAAAAGCTTAATAAATAAGACATTTAATCCTAATTAACGTCCAAAACATCTCTCCTTTAGCAGATTCAGCATTTTTTAATATCGGTTTCAATGACTTCTAAAACTGATTAAGCCTGTAGAGGCTTACAGACTGGACTTTATGAAAAATACCCTTAATTTAAGGAATACAATCAAAATTATTTATCTCAAAATTTCACTTGCTATTTGATAACAAATCGCATAACCTAGACATTTAGTTGTATCCTTTTAGGGAATTTATGAACAGAAAGCTCATACTTAGTTTGTTTGCTAGTTCCTCTATTTTCACCTCGTTGATGTCTACGCTAGGAATAATCAGTCCTGCCCATGCTAATGTTAACTTGACTCAGAAATTAATACACACCAATGACGGACGTACCTGTATTACTAATCCTCATGGCTTGAAGGATTTTGTGTGTATTAAAGATTCCGAGAGAAGCCCAAATGCTCGTCCTGTAACTAAACCGATGGTAGTCTCATCGGTTCCATCAAATAACACAGTTGGAGAACTTCAATTCACCGAGGCAGAGAGTGATTTATCAATTAAACTCTTTGGCTGCGACTGTCCGTATTGCCTTAATTCTACACGGCAATTAATGGGTACTGGCAACTTGGTGTACTAAGTTGGCAACTGATTATTTAATATAAGTGTTACTGCTGTTTGTCTTAGTAAAAAAGCATTTTCTGTAACCAAATATATCCAATTTTTTTGATTGATATAGGGTTCCAGTTTGATATCTGAAATTATTTGCGTATTCAGGCAATAGGCAATAGGGTTATACAAGATTAAAGGGTACGGAATTTTATTCAAGAATCAAATACGAGTCTTATAGTTACTTAGATACTTTTTCGCTTTAGCAAATAAAAATTTTACCTTGTGCTGTATGGCTAGGGCTTACACACCGAGGTTATCTATGAAAATAGGGTGTGGGGGTGTAGGTTTAAAGCTCTTACACTCCTCTCTTACAAAGTTCTGAGCGCTGACTTCCGGCGCTCAGAACTTTGCGTATACCCTTATTCTCTTGCCATTGTCTTAGTACCATTCAGCTTTAGATGTAAGTTGAGTTAAGCACAGCAAAACCCAATATAGAGATTAAAAACTCAAGTTTAGGAGATCATTTAGCTATTTAGTTATTATCTTCTCAAATCAGCTAATCACCAGAAAATCTCACAACTAAACATGAAAGTGGTTCTTTTCCACTCCCCCTCCAGGTATGCCTCCGACACGCCAAAGGCGAACGCAGTCGCCTGCGGTACTCCTACGGAGAAGCAAGCTACACGTAAGCGTCTGTCTACAACACGCTACGCGAACGTTAGAGAGGGAAACCCTCCTTTTCTCGCCCCTACTTCTTACTCCCCACTTTCAAGCTAGAATAAACTGCCAAGGTTTCTTGATTCACACGCCCAGCTGTCAGCCATTCTAAATTTTGTTGTGCTTGCTCTTGCCAATGGTTTAATAAATTAGCATTACCAAGTAAATCTGTTAAAGCATTTGCTAGAAGCTGACTATTTTTAGGTGGGACTAAAATACCTGCTTGACCATTATCTAAAGCTTCAGGAATACCGTCTACATTAGTGGCAATGATGGCGCAGCCTGCTTCTCTAGCTTCTGAAAGTACAAGACCAAAAGGTTCGTGATGTGAAGCGAGAACAAAAATATCAGATGCTAACAGGTAACGTTGTGGTTCTGGCTGAAAACCTTCAAAATGAATACGATGATTGAAGGGTGTGCTTTGTGCTTTGTCCTCAAACATTTGTCTGTCTGGGCCGTTTCCAACTATATAAAGATGCGCTTGAGGAAATTCTGCGGCAATTTGGGCGAAAGCATCAATTAACTCACTAATGCCCTTACGTTGATACATGCCAGCTACAGTTGCGATCGCAGGTCGTTGTAACTCTATAGGCATATACTCTTTAATATTGCGAGTGCGGACGCTACCTAATGTCCCATTGCTGATTACTCGTAATTTTTGCTCAGGAATGCCTCGTTTAGCCATTGATTTAGCAACAGCATGACTGACAGCAATGACTCTATCTGCTAATCCCATCAGTACTGCGCTGCGTTGAAATTCGTTATGTACTGTAGCGACTAAGGCGTAATTGGCAGAACCTTTCAAGGCTCTTCCTAGTACAACCCCTGTCATCATATGGGCATGGACAATATCTGGTTGAAATTCTTTGATAATTGCTCGGTAACGTCGAGCAGCATTAATTAAATTACCAGGGGTTCTTGTTTGGTCTAACTCAAAGTGTTTAACACCATACTTTGTTAATAATGCTTCATATTCTCCGCCAGCAGATGCGACAGCTACATCATGATTATTTTTGCCTTGCAGACAAGCTAAGTCTACAGCTACGTTCACGATACCATTGCCAATTTCGCGGACGTGATTCAAAATATGTAGTATACGCATCAGATTCAGCTAGTGTAAATTCTATTTACACAAAATAAATCTCTATTCAGGGGCAATTATCCGGAAATTTTTATTAATTGACATTACTGTACACCTAATAAAGAGATCGCTCTAGCATAGATAATTACACTAGAAAAAATTAAAAAAGTTATCTGTAGGTCAAGTGGAAATTATTTCTCTGTCTTGACCAACTTTTAAAGTATTATGCCTTGGTCATGGCTTTGGTTGCTAAAGGCGATCGCTCGTATTGTGTTAACAAGTCTGCCGGATCATCATAAATGGCGATCGCATCCTTTAATTGACTATCATCAAAACCGCCGCAACGAAAAGCAATCACCTCCACCCCGGCTTGATTTGCCGAAGCAATATCAAAGGGAGTATCACCAAGCATCACAACTTCAGATGGCTGTATATTCAACCTCCCCAAAGCCGCCTCAACAATATCAGGAGCAGGTTTAGAAGCTTCTGCATCGTTGGAGGTCGTTGCCTCATCTTGACTGAGTAGGTCTTCCACTTGTGCAGCTTTTAACAAAACTGACAATTCTTTACTTGAGGCTGAACTCGCAATGATTAGACGTAACCCTACAGACTGCATTTTTAATATTAATTGCCGCGTACCATTGGCAGCAGTCAGATTTTTGGCAAATTTGTTGATAATTAGTTGTTTGCGTTTATCTGTAATTTCCTTTCCTTGCCCTTCTTCATCAGATAACCCTGGCGCAAACTGAGGAATAATTTGGTCGCCTCCCATGCCAATCAACGGACGGACTTGTTCAAACTTGACTTCATAGCCAAATTCTGCAAATGCTTCTACCCACGCTTGAGCATGAGCATCGTTACTGAGAATAAGTGTCCCATCTACGTCCAAAATTACGGCTTGATAAGTCATTAAGAATCTCTTGATTACTTTAGTGCCTCTAGGCTAATGAAAACTCGTTACCATTACCTCTACCTCAATTGTTACTTCTATTGACAGAATCACTAACTGAATGTGAGTGTTATTGATTACGCCTGGCCGTAGATAATTACGAATTAATCCGATTGGGAAATGATATTTCTAAGACAACACAACCGATATCAGTCTTAAATGGGCCATGAATCTCTCCAGGTGGTCTGCTAGCATAATGTCCGCTCTCTAACCACATATCAAAAGCTTGGTCATAAAGACGACCACTAACTACAAATATTTCTTCAGGATAGGGATGACTTTTCGCACCAAAAGGAGTGGTATCAGCACCGGGATGAAATCGAGTTAAACGAGTGTATTCACCTGTTTCTTCATCTATGCTGAGGGTGAGTTCTTCGGCAATTTGTTCTAAGCCTGGAATTGGTTGCCATTTCCCTTGGTTGGCTGCACTCAATGGATTCCAGTAAGTTTTGGTGGACTTCGCCATACTGATCTGTATTATTTGTTGTAGCTAAATTAATTTATATTAATCAGTATTACAGGGGCAACTTGGCAATATAATCAAGCACTCTTTTACACTGGATGCTGATTAATTTCTGTGCTTTTCTTAACTTTATTTTAAACTAGTTAATATCTTCTTAACCAGACTCCACATTTACTCTGCATCCGCCATGTTGAAAAAGCATCACGTAACCTTACCTGGATTACCAGGGTTTAAACGGCTGCAATCTTACCAGCGAGAATGGTTACTCCCTGATGTACTGGCGGGTGTAACGGTAGCAGCTTACTTAATTCCTCAGTGTATGGCTTATGGGGAGTTGGCAGGAGTGCAGCCTGTAGTGGGATTGTGGGCGATTCTGCCACCAATGATTATTTATACTTTGTTGGGGTCTTCACCTCAACTATCGGTAGGACCAGAATCGACAACGGCTGTCATGACTGCGGCGGCGATCGCTCCTTTGGTGGCCTCTGACGGTAGTAACTATGCAGCTATGGCTTCTATGCTGGCTCTCACGGTCGGCATTATCTGTATAATTGGCTATATCGCTCGTTTAGGATTTCTTGCAGATTTACTTTCTAAGCCAATACTTACAGGTTATATGGCAGGGGTTGCCGTAATTA
Above is a genomic segment from Nostoc sp. MS1 containing:
- a CDS encoding cupin domain-containing protein; its protein translation is MAKSTKTYWNPLSAANQGKWQPIPGLEQIAEELTLSIDEETGEYTRLTRFHPGADTTPFGAKSHPYPEEIFVVSGRLYDQAFDMWLESGHYASRPPGEIHGPFKTDIGCVVLEISFPNRINS
- a CDS encoding O-antigen ligase family protein, whose amino-acid sequence is MNHTYTFTNSSASPGLMVEKPQPLAWLAILSLILFSVVCIFGGAAGILRTGYVILSFAVGTFLYIKYPVLYTGFTWWLWFVTPFIARVVDYKSGWDPSRFMLVSQYIVTLLTFHTLLKELPKSLRQGGLPFVLAFIGVFYGCLIGIIKTSPFTAARGLLDWLTPITFGFYLFINWRDYPLYRRTLERTFTWGVLITGIYGVVQFLNPPDWDLFWLSSTKLTSMGDPEPLKLRVWSTMASPAPYAAMTMAGLILLFSNKQLIRIPASAVGYLAFLLTTVRTLWGGWLIAFLTFITSLKAHLQMRLFITILIMAFCIVPLTQIEQFSDTITARFQTFSNLEKDDSARVRQKIYEQGLHSALTNGLGNGVGNTFIVNEKGLLEPIIIDSGILDIFFTLGWFGAIFYLLGMLMVFTQSFQYLEYSFDSFMAASRAIGLGMVSTLLGNSGMLGMSGMILWGFIAIAIAGHKYHVHQRISK
- a CDS encoding glycosyltransferase family 2 protein, translating into MKITVIVPTYRRIKDLTRCLEALQKQSRLADEVLVVVRDTDIETRKFLEAIAPSVLPLRTTTVSIPGVVAAMNAGLDIAQGEIVAFTDDDAAPHSNWLAQIESHFLADAQIAGVGGRDWVYHGDRLEDGICPVVGQVHWFGRVIGNHHQGMGKPREVDVLKGVNMSFRRSAIDKLRFDQRMLGTGAQVHFEVAFCLTLKRAGWKLIYDPQIGVNHYPAQRFDEDQRQSFNYTAVANAVHNETLALLEHLSPTQQLVFVLWASCVGTRDAMGLVQFLRFLPSEGLLAGQKLLASWHGRWRGWRTWQSSNKILSLWRF
- a CDS encoding glycosyltransferase family 4 protein, yielding MRILHILNHVREIGNGIVNVAVDLACLQGKNNHDVAVASAGGEYEALLTKYGVKHFELDQTRTPGNLINAARRYRAIIKEFQPDIVHAHMMTGVVLGRALKGSANYALVATVHNEFQRSAVLMGLADRVIAVSHAVAKSMAKRGIPEQKLRVISNGTLGSVRTRNIKEYMPIELQRPAIATVAGMYQRKGISELIDAFAQIAAEFPQAHLYIVGNGPDRQMFEDKAQSTPFNHRIHFEGFQPEPQRYLLASDIFVLASHHEPFGLVLSEAREAGCAIIATNVDGIPEALDNGQAGILVPPKNSQLLANALTDLLGNANLLNHWQEQAQQNLEWLTAGRVNQETLAVYSSLKVGSKK
- a CDS encoding HAD family hydrolase → MTYQAVILDVDGTLILSNDAHAQAWVEAFAEFGYEVKFEQVRPLIGMGGDQIIPQFAPGLSDEEGQGKEITDKRKQLIINKFAKNLTAANGTRQLILKMQSVGLRLIIASSASSKELSVLLKAAQVEDLLSQDEATTSNDAEASKPAPDIVEAALGRLNIQPSEVVMLGDTPFDIASANQAGVEVIAFRCGGFDDSQLKDAIAIYDDPADLLTQYERSPLATKAMTKA